A single genomic interval of Acidobacteriota bacterium harbors:
- a CDS encoding PAS domain-containing protein, with protein MAARKKRARTMAPDARRGVKAIEAQEIAGTAPEGQETVASTVAGFPIVGIGASAGGLGAFEAFFSGMPADTDPGMAFVLVQHLAPDHKSILTDLVRRYTRMQVFEVEDGMAVKPNCAYIIPPNRDMALLSGMLQLMEPSAPRGQRLPIDFFFRSLAQDQRERAICIVLSGTGSDGTLGVRAIKGEGGMAMAQNPASTEYDGMPRSAIATGMVDYELSPAEMPAQLMSYVAHAFGTLPRVISAPAPHAENALKKILILLRAQTGHDFSQYKPSTIHRRIERRMAVHQIETVEGYVEYLQQTPAEVEALFHDMLIGVTSFFRDPETFKALEQQVIPKLFEGKPAGALIRVWSAGCSTGEEAYSIAILLQERLDGLKQRYKVQVFATDIDSQAIVTARAGIYPASIAADISPEKLVRFLAAEPDGSAYRIHKGIRDMLVFSEHDVIKDPPFSKLDLIICRNLLIYMGGDLQKKLIPLFHHALNPGGFLLLGTSEAVGECGHLFAELDRKLKLYQRQEDLHSAQRAAVGRFLPPMTAVDVALPPSALLRQGFGGQDGGQAGKTAGLMKRPLRELTEQALLQQVAPAAALVNGQGDILYLHGRTGLFLEPAPGETSGVSNILQMAREGLRRGLTTALRKAAGTKQSVRHPGLRVKTNGDFTTVNLTVRSVAVSPAATPEVSLYLVILEEAPASAPSTTLGASTSANETAGHAGGLAGADGLDMADADRFDASTGLTSTGRSAGSAGGLTAGERIALLEQELRAKDEYLQTTNEELETANEELKSSNEEMQSVNEELQSTNEELETSKEELQSVNEELATVNTELQNRVMDLSRANNDMNNLLAGTGIATVFADHQLRILRFTPSATGIINLILSDVGRPVGHIVSNLVGYDRLVEDAQAVLDTLVTKEVDVQTRAGAWYSMRIRPYRTLDNVVEGAVITFVDITEIKRTQAALRKANDLLRLAVVVRDSHDAVVLQDMEGRILAWNSSAERMYGWSESEALEMNIRELIPEGQREEAFATVHQLSRNDVLEPYRTQRIARDGTVVEVWLTSTALVNEARQVYAIATTERASGIEG; from the coding sequence ATGGCAGCAAGAAAAAAAAGAGCCAGAACGATGGCGCCAGATGCCAGGCGCGGCGTCAAGGCCATCGAGGCGCAGGAGATCGCCGGAACGGCACCCGAGGGGCAAGAGACGGTCGCAAGTACCGTTGCCGGCTTTCCCATCGTCGGCATCGGCGCGTCCGCTGGGGGGCTGGGGGCATTCGAGGCATTTTTTTCCGGCATGCCCGCCGACACCGATCCCGGCATGGCCTTCGTGCTCGTGCAGCACCTGGCCCCGGACCACAAGAGTATCCTCACTGACCTCGTCCGGCGCTACACACGCATGCAGGTCTTCGAGGTCGAGGACGGGATGGCGGTCAAGCCCAACTGCGCTTATATCATTCCGCCCAATCGCGACATGGCTCTCTTGAGCGGCATGCTCCAATTGATGGAACCCTCCGCCCCACGCGGCCAGCGTCTGCCGATTGACTTCTTCTTTCGCTCCCTGGCCCAGGACCAGCGCGAGCGGGCCATCTGCATCGTGCTTTCGGGCACTGGCAGCGACGGCACGCTCGGCGTGCGGGCCATCAAAGGCGAGGGCGGCATGGCCATGGCCCAGAACCCCGCATCCACCGAGTACGACGGCATGCCGCGCAGCGCCATTGCCACCGGAATGGTGGACTACGAGCTGTCGCCGGCCGAGATGCCCGCCCAGCTCATGTCCTATGTGGCCCATGCGTTCGGCACACTTCCCCGGGTCATATCCGCCCCGGCACCCCACGCCGAGAACGCGCTGAAGAAGATTCTCATCCTGCTGCGAGCCCAGACCGGCCACGATTTTTCCCAGTACAAACCGAGCACCATCCATCGCCGCATCGAGCGGCGCATGGCCGTCCACCAGATTGAAACGGTCGAGGGGTACGTCGAGTACTTGCAACAGACTCCGGCCGAGGTGGAAGCCCTCTTTCACGACATGCTGATCGGTGTGACCAGTTTCTTCCGCGATCCGGAGACCTTCAAGGCGCTCGAACAGCAGGTCATCCCGAAGCTCTTTGAGGGCAAGCCCGCGGGCGCCCTGATCCGCGTCTGGTCGGCGGGATGCTCCACCGGCGAAGAAGCCTATTCCATCGCCATCCTCCTGCAGGAGCGCCTGGACGGGTTGAAGCAGAGGTACAAGGTGCAGGTCTTCGCCACCGACATTGACAGCCAGGCGATTGTCACGGCCCGCGCCGGCATCTATCCGGCCAGCATTGCCGCCGACATCTCGCCGGAGAAGCTGGTGCGTTTTCTTGCGGCGGAGCCCGACGGCAGCGCCTACCGCATCCACAAGGGCATCCGCGACATGCTGGTCTTCTCTGAGCACGATGTGATCAAAGACCCGCCCTTCTCCAAGCTTGACCTCATCATCTGCCGCAACCTCCTGATCTATATGGGCGGCGACTTGCAGAAGAAGCTGATCCCCCTGTTCCACCACGCGCTGAACCCGGGCGGTTTTCTCTTGCTGGGCACTTCGGAGGCGGTGGGCGAGTGTGGTCATCTCTTTGCCGAACTGGACCGCAAGTTGAAGCTGTATCAGCGCCAGGAGGATCTTCACAGCGCACAGCGCGCGGCCGTGGGCCGGTTTCTGCCGCCGATGACGGCTGTAGATGTGGCGCTCCCGCCGTCCGCCCTCCTTCGCCAAGGCTTCGGCGGACAAGACGGCGGGCAGGCAGGAAAGACGGCCGGTTTGATGAAACGACCGCTGCGCGAACTCACCGAACAGGCGCTCCTGCAACAGGTCGCCCCGGCCGCCGCGCTCGTCAACGGACAGGGTGACATTCTCTACCTCCACGGCCGCACCGGCCTGTTCCTTGAACCGGCGCCGGGCGAGACCTCCGGTGTCAGCAACATCCTGCAGATGGCCCGCGAAGGATTGCGGCGCGGACTGACCACGGCCCTGCGCAAAGCCGCAGGCACAAAACAGAGCGTGCGCCACCCCGGCCTGCGGGTCAAAACCAACGGCGACTTCACGACGGTCAACCTGACTGTTCGATCGGTGGCGGTAAGCCCCGCCGCGACACCAGAGGTGTCCCTGTACCTGGTCATCCTGGAGGAAGCGCCTGCCTCCGCTCCCTCGACGACGCTCGGGGCTTCCACCTCCGCCAACGAAACGGCGGGACATGCCGGCGGGCTGGCAGGGGCGGACGGCCTCGACATGGCCGATGCCGACCGATTCGACGCTTCGACGGGGCTCACTTCGACAGGGCGCAGTGCAGGCAGCGCAGGCGGGCTCACCGCAGGCGAGCGCATCGCGTTACTCGAGCAGGAACTGCGGGCCAAGGACGAGTACCTCCAGACCACCAACGAAGAGCTGGAGACCGCCAACGAAGAGCTCAAATCCTCGAACGAGGAGATGCAGTCGGTCAACGAAGAATTGCAGTCCACCAACGAAGAGCTGGAGACCTCCAAGGAGGAACTGCAATCGGTCAACGAGGAACTGGCGACGGTCAACACCGAACTGCAAAACAGGGTCATGGATCTGTCTCGGGCCAACAACGACATGAACAACCTGTTGGCCGGCACCGGCATCGCCACCGTCTTTGCGGATCATCAACTGCGCATCCTGCGCTTCACCCCATCCGCCACCGGGATCATCAACCTGATCCTGAGCGACGTGGGGCGGCCCGTGGGCCACATCGTTTCCAATCTGGTGGGCTACGACCGCCTGGTGGAGGATGCGCAGGCGGTGCTGGACACGCTGGTGACCAAAGAGGTGGACGTGCAGACGCGGGCAGGCGCGTGGTACTCGATGCGCATCCGGCCCTACCGCACGCTGGACAACGTGGTCGAAGGCGCGGTCATTACCTTTGTCGACATCACGGAGATCAAGCGGACGCAGGCGGCGCTGCGGAAAGCCAACGACCTGCTCCGTTTGGCCGTGGTGGTGCGCGATTCCCACGACGCCGTCGTGTTGCAGGATATGGAGGGGCGTATCCTGGCCTGGAATTCGTCGGCGGAGAGGATGTATGGTTGGAGCGAGTCCGAGGCGTTGGAGA